From the genome of Thermoflexus hugenholtzii JAD2, one region includes:
- the proS gene encoding proline--tRNA ligase — MGRITPRHEDYSQWYLDVIREAQLADYAPVRGCIVFRPYGYAIWENIQAAVDRRFKAHGYRNAYFPLFIPYSFIQKEKEHVSGFSPELAVVTIGGGETLEEPLVVRPTSETIIGYMYAQWIQSYRDLPLRINQWCNVVRWEKRTRPFLRTLEFLWQEAHSVFATYEEAEEEALRVLDLYTDFAVEDAAIPVIQGRKSESEKFAGALRSYTIEAMMGDGRALQSATSHNLGQNFSRAFEIRYLDAQNQMQYAWTTSHGLSTRVVGAVIMVHGDDRGLILPPRLAPIQVIIVPIWKGEEERSRVLEACEQARRMLQPEIRVEVDAREEYTPGWKFNEWELRGVPLRIEIGPRDVTERQAVLARRDQPGPQGKRTVPMDGLREAVQETLSAIQADLYQRALAFQKAHTHYPETYEQLREAVADGFAWAWWCGSAECEGRIKADTTATNRCIPLEQPGGQGRCIVCGAPAREMAVFARAY; from the coding sequence ATGGGTCGGATCACCCCTCGCCATGAAGATTACAGCCAGTGGTATCTGGATGTCATCCGGGAGGCGCAGCTGGCTGATTACGCCCCGGTCCGTGGATGCATCGTCTTCCGGCCTTACGGCTACGCGATCTGGGAGAACATCCAGGCGGCCGTGGACCGACGGTTCAAGGCCCATGGCTACCGAAACGCCTATTTCCCTCTGTTCATCCCTTATTCATTCATCCAGAAAGAAAAGGAACACGTGAGCGGCTTCTCGCCGGAGCTGGCGGTGGTGACCATCGGAGGCGGGGAGACGCTGGAGGAGCCGCTGGTGGTGCGCCCCACCTCTGAGACCATCATCGGCTACATGTATGCCCAGTGGATCCAATCCTATCGGGATCTGCCGCTGCGGATCAACCAGTGGTGCAACGTGGTGCGCTGGGAGAAGCGCACCCGTCCGTTCCTGCGGACGCTGGAGTTCCTCTGGCAGGAGGCCCACTCGGTCTTCGCCACGTATGAGGAGGCGGAGGAGGAAGCGCTGCGGGTGCTGGATCTCTACACCGATTTCGCCGTGGAAGACGCCGCCATCCCGGTGATCCAGGGCCGCAAGAGCGAGTCGGAGAAGTTCGCCGGCGCGCTGCGCAGCTACACCATCGAGGCCATGATGGGGGACGGCCGCGCCTTGCAATCCGCCACCTCCCACAACCTGGGCCAGAACTTCTCCCGCGCCTTCGAGATCCGCTACCTGGACGCCCAGAACCAGATGCAATACGCCTGGACCACCTCCCACGGCCTTTCCACGCGGGTGGTGGGAGCTGTGATCATGGTGCACGGGGACGACCGCGGGCTGATCCTGCCGCCGCGCCTGGCCCCCATCCAGGTCATCATCGTGCCCATCTGGAAGGGAGAGGAGGAGCGCTCCCGGGTGCTGGAGGCCTGCGAGCAGGCACGCCGTATGCTGCAGCCCGAGATCCGGGTGGAGGTGGACGCCCGGGAGGAATACACGCCGGGGTGGAAGTTCAACGAGTGGGAGCTGCGCGGGGTGCCGCTGCGCATCGAGATCGGCCCCCGGGATGTGACCGAGCGTCAGGCCGTGCTGGCCCGGCGGGACCAGCCCGGCCCCCAGGGCAAGCGGACGGTCCCGATGGACGGCCTGCGGGAGGCGGTCCAGGAGACCCTGAGCGCCATCCAGGCCGACCTCTACCAGCGGGCCCTGGCCTTCCAGAAAGCGCACACGCATTATCCGGAGACCTACGAGCAGCTGCGGGAGGCCGTCGCGGACGGCTTCGCCTGGGCCTGGTGGTGCGGGAGCGCGGAGTGCGAGGGCCGGATCAAGGCCGATACCACGGCCACCAACCGGTGCATCCCGCTGGAGCAGCCCGGCGGCCAGGGACGGTGCATCGTCTGCGGCGCGCCGGCCCGGGAGATGGCCGTCTTCGCCCGCGCCTACTGA
- a CDS encoding class II aldolase/adducin family protein codes for MDFVIVGAAETPGLRWFRQGLWQALRAHGHTFLEEPTPTVRLVLNFTRSERPRPFRRKSQGTFVTSIVELPEAPADFLKTCYPILVRALSNLLIALVPGGRSSSVNGTRWEAHFITLELGHYVEACGEDEADFFERIYRRLAPLAQARLVINNEFHPDLPPELWNGNERTEKLKEAGRFLASLNLLPAPFPLEEILPPRDFQHVKRLYGLGGLSYGNLSVREDAQRFWMSASGVDKGNLQVIGRDILLVKGYDAARNVILLSVPPHIEPRRVSVDAIEHWMIYREHPEVGAIIHVHAWMEGIPVTTVNYPCGTWELAAEVAELVRQAPDPARAVIGLRNHGITVTGRSLEDIMERLRGRVIPQVPME; via the coding sequence ATGGATTTCGTGATCGTCGGAGCGGCGGAGACGCCGGGGCTGCGATGGTTCCGCCAGGGATTATGGCAGGCCCTGCGGGCCCACGGGCACACGTTCCTGGAGGAACCCACGCCCACTGTCCGCCTGGTGCTGAACTTCACCCGCTCGGAGCGCCCGCGCCCCTTCCGACGCAAATCCCAGGGCACCTTCGTGACCTCCATCGTCGAGCTGCCCGAGGCCCCTGCGGACTTCCTGAAGACCTGCTATCCCATCCTGGTCCGCGCCCTCTCCAACCTCCTCATCGCCCTGGTCCCAGGCGGCCGGTCCTCCTCTGTCAACGGGACGCGCTGGGAAGCGCACTTCATCACCCTGGAGCTGGGCCATTACGTGGAGGCCTGCGGGGAGGATGAGGCGGACTTCTTCGAGCGGATCTACCGGCGCCTTGCCCCCCTGGCCCAGGCCCGGCTGGTCATCAACAACGAGTTCCACCCGGATCTCCCTCCCGAGCTCTGGAACGGCAACGAGCGGACGGAGAAGTTGAAGGAAGCAGGGCGGTTCCTGGCCTCCCTGAACCTGCTGCCTGCCCCCTTCCCCCTGGAGGAGATCCTTCCGCCCCGGGATTTCCAGCACGTCAAGCGGCTTTACGGGCTGGGCGGTCTGAGCTACGGCAACCTGAGCGTGCGGGAGGACGCCCAGCGCTTCTGGATGAGCGCCAGCGGCGTGGACAAAGGCAACCTGCAGGTGATCGGGCGGGACATCCTGCTGGTGAAGGGCTACGATGCAGCGCGCAACGTGATCCTCCTCAGCGTCCCGCCCCATATCGAACCCCGACGCGTCTCCGTGGATGCCATCGAGCACTGGATGATCTACCGAGAGCATCCTGAGGTGGGGGCGATCATCCACGTCCACGCCTGGATGGAGGGGATCCCGGTGACCACGGTGAACTATCCATGCGGGACGTGGGAGCTGGCGGCGGAGGTGGCCGAGCTGGTGCGCCAGGCCCCCGATCCCGCCCGAGCGGTGATCGGGCTGCGCAACCATGGGATCACCGTCACCGGCCGCAGCCTGGAGGATATCATGGAGCGCCTGCGCGGACGCGTCATCCCCCAGGTGCCCATGGAGTAG
- a CDS encoding carboxypeptidase-like regulatory domain-containing protein, translating to MGEPFRFRLSIPAAGLLLALGLLLSPRAQGPGERFFPETGHTVREPFLRFFETHGGVDFLGYPITPAVPEPPDQIQCFQYACLRWEPLAPPEEAVQLLPIAEAMGLGAPPLPPERIPLGRPFRRYIPETGHTVSAMFLAFWLRHGGAKVLGNPITEPFLENGRIVQVFQRMKVGWDPVDQQVRPLPLGELYAQARGMSPRVPARIAGPMLALRVQLLLHRPIVAAGEIQRVTVLVTDETGRPVPQARVRLEVPGMDPQERITDEQGKAEGAFGVGAFPSGTLVEVRAVASDGVRQAETFAAFRVWP from the coding sequence ATGGGGGAGCCTTTCCGATTCCGGCTGTCTATCCCGGCCGCCGGGCTGTTGCTGGCGCTGGGGCTTCTGCTGAGCCCGCGGGCCCAGGGGCCCGGGGAGCGGTTCTTCCCGGAGACCGGCCACACCGTTCGGGAGCCCTTCCTGCGCTTCTTCGAGACGCACGGTGGGGTGGACTTCCTGGGCTATCCGATCACCCCGGCGGTCCCGGAGCCCCCGGATCAGATCCAGTGCTTCCAGTATGCCTGCCTGCGCTGGGAACCCCTGGCGCCGCCGGAGGAGGCCGTCCAGCTCCTCCCCATCGCTGAGGCCATGGGGCTGGGTGCGCCGCCGCTGCCGCCCGAACGCATCCCCCTGGGTCGCCCGTTCCGCCGATATATCCCGGAGACCGGGCACACGGTAAGCGCGATGTTTCTGGCCTTCTGGCTCCGCCACGGCGGCGCGAAGGTCCTGGGGAATCCCATCACAGAGCCTTTCCTGGAGAACGGCCGTATCGTCCAGGTGTTCCAGCGGATGAAGGTGGGATGGGATCCGGTGGATCAGCAGGTGCGGCCGCTGCCCCTGGGGGAGCTTTACGCCCAGGCCCGCGGGATGAGTCCCCGGGTCCCCGCCCGCATCGCCGGGCCCATGCTCGCCCTCCGGGTTCAGCTCCTCCTGCACCGCCCCATCGTGGCCGCCGGGGAAATCCAGCGGGTCACCGTGCTGGTCACCGACGAGACCGGCCGGCCGGTGCCTCAGGCCCGGGTGCGCCTGGAAGTGCCCGGGATGGATCCACAGGAGCGGATCACGGATGAGCAGGGGAAGGCGGAGGGGGCCTTCGGAGTCGGAGCCTTCCCCAGCGGGACACTGGTGGAGGTCCGGGCGGTCGCCTCGGATGGCGTCCGTCAGGCGGAGACCTTCGCGGCCTTTCGAGTCTGGCCGTGA
- the ptsP gene encoding phosphoenolpyruvate--protein phosphotransferase, translating to MSRRLQGLPASPGIALGPAWWFRRAERGPLRARGEDPAVERARLEAARQQAAAELAALQEANRDHLPPEELAIFEAQTLMLQDPELLAQVEAALAEGASAEAAWSQAVEAFVAQLAALPDPYFQARAADVRDVGNRVLRHLMGAPEEPAMPAHPVIVVADDLLPSETVRLDPQRVLAFVTEGGGPTAHAAILARRLGVPAVVAVGSALRAVPDGATLLVDGEAGWVEIEPAPEVIRQARARQARWQAERAQAEAVAHEPALTRDGVRIEVAANVGSLEDAQEAFRRGADAIGLLRTEFLYLERTAAPTEEEEVAAYRALLEAMGGKPVVVRTLDVGGDKPLPYLPMPSEPNPFLGVRGVRLSRQHPDLLRQQLRALLRAGAGFPLRIMFPMVSTVEEIRWLRALLDEVRAALAREGVPLPEDLQVGMMVEVPAAALLAEHFRPWVDFFSIGTNDLTQYVLAADRTNPAVAGMADGLHPAVLRLIRQVTAAVEGTGKWVGVCGELAGDLQAVPVLIGLGVRELSVNPVRVPEVKAAVRRWSLQEAQALAEAALAQEDAPAVRRLVQEASA from the coding sequence ATGAGCCGCCGCCTGCAGGGTCTCCCGGCTTCCCCGGGGATCGCCCTCGGCCCGGCCTGGTGGTTCCGGCGGGCCGAGCGGGGCCCGCTGCGGGCACGAGGGGAGGATCCCGCGGTGGAGCGGGCGCGGCTGGAGGCTGCCCGGCAGCAAGCCGCCGCCGAGCTGGCGGCGCTGCAGGAAGCGAACCGCGATCACCTGCCCCCGGAGGAGCTGGCCATCTTCGAGGCCCAGACCCTGATGCTCCAGGATCCGGAGCTCTTGGCTCAGGTGGAGGCGGCGCTGGCCGAAGGGGCTTCCGCTGAGGCCGCATGGAGCCAGGCGGTGGAAGCTTTTGTCGCCCAGCTGGCGGCGTTGCCGGACCCCTATTTCCAGGCCCGGGCAGCGGATGTGCGGGATGTGGGGAACCGGGTGCTCCGTCATTTGATGGGCGCTCCGGAGGAGCCGGCCATGCCGGCCCATCCGGTGATCGTTGTCGCCGACGACCTGCTGCCTTCCGAAACGGTTCGTCTGGATCCCCAGCGGGTGCTGGCGTTCGTGACTGAGGGGGGCGGGCCGACGGCCCACGCCGCCATCCTCGCCCGCCGGCTCGGAGTGCCCGCCGTGGTGGCGGTGGGATCGGCGCTCCGAGCTGTCCCCGACGGCGCGACGCTCCTGGTGGATGGCGAGGCGGGCTGGGTGGAGATCGAGCCCGCCCCGGAAGTGATCCGCCAGGCCCGGGCGCGACAGGCCCGCTGGCAGGCGGAGCGGGCGCAGGCGGAGGCCGTCGCCCACGAGCCGGCGCTCACCCGCGACGGAGTCCGGATTGAGGTGGCGGCCAACGTCGGGAGCCTGGAGGACGCCCAGGAGGCTTTCCGAAGGGGAGCGGATGCCATCGGCCTGCTGCGCACGGAGTTCCTCTATCTCGAGCGGACGGCCGCTCCTACCGAGGAGGAAGAGGTCGCCGCCTACCGGGCGCTCCTGGAAGCCATGGGGGGGAAGCCGGTGGTGGTGCGCACCCTGGACGTCGGGGGGGACAAGCCGCTGCCTTACCTCCCGATGCCCTCCGAGCCCAATCCCTTCCTGGGAGTGCGAGGCGTGCGGCTTTCGCGCCAGCATCCGGATTTGCTTCGCCAGCAGCTCCGGGCGCTGCTGCGGGCCGGCGCGGGCTTTCCCCTTCGCATCATGTTCCCGATGGTTAGCACCGTGGAGGAGATCCGCTGGCTCCGGGCGCTTCTGGACGAGGTGCGTGCCGCTCTGGCGCGGGAGGGAGTCCCTTTGCCGGAGGACCTGCAGGTGGGGATGATGGTGGAGGTGCCCGCGGCGGCGTTGCTGGCGGAGCACTTCCGACCCTGGGTGGATTTCTTCAGCATCGGGACCAACGATCTCACCCAGTATGTGCTGGCGGCGGATCGGACCAACCCGGCGGTGGCCGGGATGGCGGACGGCCTGCATCCGGCGGTGCTGCGCTTGATCCGTCAGGTGACGGCCGCCGTGGAGGGGACCGGGAAGTGGGTAGGGGTGTGCGGGGAGCTGGCGGGGGACCTCCAGGCGGTGCCCGTGCTGATCGGCCTGGGGGTCCGGGAGCTCAGCGTGAACCCTGTGCGCGTGCCGGAGGTCAAAGCCGCTGTCCGCCGCTGGTCCTTGCAGGAGGCTCAGGCCCTGGCCGAGGCCGCCCTGGCACAGGAGGACGCCCCTGCGGTCCGCCGTCTGGTCCAGGAGGCCTCCGCCTAA
- a CDS encoding HPr family phosphocarrier protein — protein MRQVRLTLTNAVGLHARPAAVFVQTAARFRSNITVRNLTRGTPPVNAKAILAVLTLGAEHGHEIEIVAEGPDEEEAIATLQALVESRFGEDGG, from the coding sequence ATGCGGCAGGTGAGGCTCACGCTCACCAACGCGGTCGGGTTACACGCGCGGCCGGCAGCGGTGTTCGTCCAGACGGCCGCGCGCTTTCGTTCGAACATCACGGTGCGGAACCTCACCCGGGGAACCCCACCGGTGAACGCCAAGGCGATCCTGGCGGTGCTCACCCTGGGGGCGGAGCACGGCCACGAGATCGAGATCGTCGCCGAAGGGCCGGATGAGGAGGAGGCCATCGCCACCCTCCAGGCCCTGGTGGAGTCGCGGTTCGGGGAGGATGGGGGATGA
- the dhaM gene encoding dihydroxyacetone kinase phosphoryl donor subunit DhaM: MVALVIVAHSAKLAEGVKELADQMAQGRVPIFAAGGLDAQTLGTNVERIREALEAALSQADEVLVLMDLGSAVIGTQMAMEMLPPEVRPRILLSQAPLVEGAIVAAVEAAIGKGATEVEASAVEACRMPKVIR, encoded by the coding sequence ATGGTTGCCCTGGTGATCGTGGCCCACAGCGCCAAGCTGGCGGAGGGGGTGAAGGAATTGGCGGACCAGATGGCCCAGGGCCGTGTCCCCATTTTCGCCGCGGGCGGCCTGGACGCTCAGACCCTGGGCACCAACGTCGAGCGGATCCGCGAGGCCCTGGAGGCTGCCCTCTCCCAGGCGGATGAGGTGCTGGTCCTGATGGATCTGGGGAGCGCGGTGATAGGAACGCAGATGGCCATGGAGATGCTTCCCCCCGAGGTCCGCCCGCGTATCCTCCTCAGCCAGGCGCCCCTGGTCGAGGGGGCCATCGTCGCCGCCGTGGAGGCCGCCATTGGGAAGGGGGCGACGGAGGTGGAAGCCTCGGCGGTGGAGGCTTGTCGGATGCCTAAGGTGATCCGTTGA
- a CDS encoding type 1 glutamine amidotransferase domain-containing protein produces the protein MRLSGKKVAILVEEGFEDLEFWVPLMRLQEEGASVTVVGLEAGKVVRSKSGGLTAKADVAADQVSATDFDAVVVPGGWAPDKLRRYEAVLRLVRDAYRQGKIVAMICHGGQVGISAGIVRGHRATGSLGIKDDLINAGAIWVDEPAFRDGNLVWGRVVPDIPAFCRELVAALVGEPVSQPR, from the coding sequence ATGCGCTTAAGCGGCAAGAAGGTGGCCATCCTGGTGGAGGAAGGTTTCGAGGACCTGGAGTTCTGGGTCCCGCTGATGCGCCTGCAGGAAGAAGGGGCCTCGGTGACCGTGGTCGGCCTGGAGGCCGGGAAAGTGGTCCGCAGCAAGAGCGGTGGGTTGACGGCGAAGGCGGATGTGGCCGCCGATCAGGTCTCCGCAACGGACTTCGACGCCGTGGTGGTTCCCGGCGGCTGGGCCCCCGACAAGCTCCGCCGTTACGAGGCGGTCCTCCGCCTGGTCCGCGACGCCTACCGCCAGGGCAAGATCGTGGCCATGATCTGCCACGGCGGCCAGGTGGGGATCTCCGCCGGGATCGTGCGGGGTCATCGGGCCACCGGCAGTTTGGGGATCAAAGATGACCTGATCAACGCCGGGGCGATCTGGGTCGACGAGCCGGCCTTCCGGGACGGCAATCTGGTCTGGGGTCGGGTGGTTCCGGATATCCCGGCCTTCTGCCGGGAGCTGGTGGCCGCCCTGGTGGGCGAGCCTGTCTCTCAGCCTCGATAA
- a CDS encoding class I SAM-dependent methyltransferase: MADPLPRLIALDWETLWAPYEEEAYRRILERLRPGECILEIGAGDLRLALRMVEAGARVIAVERQWAVLARGLQALGLSPGILRWERPIPLREGRLLVVWADARTWPFPPVDTAVLLMRHCASFPLYIRKLRAVGCRRLFTNARWRIGVEEIDLGPARSFEEIPPGWYACRCGAVGFREGPPEAIDAAALERVWEVETCPACQPLTVEGA, encoded by the coding sequence ATGGCTGATCCGCTCCCGAGGCTTATAGCGCTGGACTGGGAAACTCTGTGGGCGCCCTATGAGGAGGAGGCCTACCGCAGGATCCTGGAGCGCCTCCGGCCCGGGGAGTGCATCTTAGAAATCGGCGCCGGGGATCTGCGGCTGGCCCTGCGGATGGTCGAGGCGGGGGCCCGGGTGATCGCGGTGGAGCGCCAGTGGGCGGTGCTGGCCCGAGGGCTGCAGGCCCTGGGCCTCTCCCCGGGCATCTTGCGCTGGGAGCGGCCGATCCCGCTCCGGGAGGGGCGCCTGCTCGTGGTCTGGGCCGACGCGCGGACCTGGCCCTTTCCCCCGGTGGACACCGCGGTGCTGTTGATGCGACACTGCGCCTCGTTCCCGCTCTACATCCGCAAGCTCCGGGCTGTGGGTTGCCGTCGGCTGTTCACCAATGCCCGCTGGCGCATAGGCGTGGAGGAGATCGATCTGGGACCCGCCCGATCTTTTGAGGAGATCCCCCCGGGTTGGTATGCTTGCCGGTGCGGCGCCGTCGGCTTCCGGGAGGGACCCCCCGAGGCCATCGACGCGGCGGCCCTGGAGCGGGTATGGGAGGTGGAAACGTGCCCGGCCTGTCAGCCGCTCACTGTTGAAGGGGCCTGA
- the sdhC gene encoding succinate dehydrogenase, cytochrome b556 subunit, with product MTTEPRWKRARGWADLRGRREGGLAFLLMRLTGIGLVIYLFLHLYVLRLLAQGPEAWDAFIATAKSPLFLTLDGILILGLLYHALNGVRVTLLGLGIGVPLQARLFWGVMALTLLLTGVAVYAIFALTG from the coding sequence ATGACGACGGAACCGCGCTGGAAGCGAGCCCGGGGATGGGCGGATCTCCGGGGGAGGCGGGAAGGAGGGCTCGCCTTCTTGCTGATGCGGCTGACCGGCATCGGCCTGGTGATCTACCTGTTCCTCCACCTGTACGTCCTTCGCCTGCTGGCCCAGGGGCCGGAGGCCTGGGACGCCTTCATCGCCACCGCCAAATCCCCCCTGTTCCTGACGCTGGACGGGATCCTGATCCTGGGCCTGCTCTATCACGCCCTCAACGGCGTCCGGGTGACGTTGCTGGGGCTGGGGATCGGGGTGCCCCTCCAGGCCCGTTTGTTCTGGGGGGTGATGGCGTTGACCCTGCTGCTCACCGGGGTGGCGGTCTACGCCATCTTCGCGCTGACAGGATGA
- a CDS encoding succinate dehydrogenase/fumarate reductase iron-sulfur subunit — MPTWQLRLLRGRPGNPPRLQTYQVELPAEAYLIDAVEKIWAEQDRDLLFRHACHHASCGACGVRVNGRERLMCITPLREFAPDRPIVVEPLRHFPWLGDLLVDVSPMMRRMSAVGFAVIRRDELTADRPLPEGVEKATRFEDCIECGLCLSACPVMAADEAYLGPATLAAIERMLAEPRGADRGRLLALADDPHGVWRCHSAMECTAVCPSNVDPAAAIGRLRRYLLAEKLRRWLGGGR, encoded by the coding sequence ATGCCCACATGGCAGCTGCGCCTGCTGCGGGGCCGCCCGGGAAACCCGCCCCGCCTGCAAACGTATCAGGTGGAGCTCCCGGCCGAGGCCTACCTCATCGACGCGGTGGAGAAGATCTGGGCGGAGCAGGACCGCGACCTGCTCTTCCGCCATGCCTGTCACCACGCCTCGTGCGGGGCGTGCGGGGTCCGGGTGAACGGACGGGAGCGGCTGATGTGCATCACACCGCTCCGGGAGTTCGCTCCCGATCGCCCGATTGTCGTGGAGCCGTTGCGGCATTTCCCCTGGCTCGGCGACCTGCTGGTGGACGTGTCACCGATGATGCGCCGGATGTCGGCCGTGGGCTTCGCTGTCATCCGGCGGGACGAGCTCACGGCCGACCGCCCGCTGCCGGAAGGGGTGGAAAAGGCCACGCGGTTTGAGGATTGCATCGAGTGCGGCCTGTGTCTTTCGGCGTGCCCGGTGATGGCCGCCGACGAGGCCTATCTGGGGCCGGCGACCCTAGCCGCCATCGAGCGCATGCTGGCCGAGCCCCGAGGGGCGGACCGTGGACGGCTCCTCGCTCTGGCGGATGATCCCCACGGGGTTTGGCGCTGCCACTCCGCGATGGAGTGCACGGCCGTCTGCCCCTCGAACGTAGATCCGGCTGCGGCCATCGGACGGCTGCGTCGCTACCTGTTGGCGGAGAAGTTGCGGCGCTGGCTGGGAGGTGGACGATGA
- a CDS encoding FAD-dependent oxidoreductase: protein MAYHVVVIGAGSTGAATAHDLALRGFRVTVVERGEVASGTSGRNHCLLHSGGRYAMKDPESARECIAENMILRRIMPDALELNDGLFVALDEGDLSFKERFLAACEECGIPAREIPVRQALALEPHLNPGIRAAIQVPDGVFEPLRFCLSFLATARRNGATVLTYTEVVDMVFQGRTVAGVKVRDRRTGQQRTIGADVVINAAGPWAGRIAAMAGVDVPVVPTAGVMISVGRRWNRMVINRLNLPGDGDIIVPQRRTAIIGTTSWKVEDPDFIPIPEDHVRLLLASAERFIPGYTQGGIRGVFAVARPLVGRRGVAADGRELSRTFECFDHAADGVEGFVTITGGKMTTARAMAEKVVDVVCAKLGLSIPCRTHEVPLLPYRAFYELT from the coding sequence ATGGCTTATCACGTGGTGGTGATCGGCGCCGGATCCACCGGGGCGGCCACCGCCCACGACCTGGCCCTCCGGGGCTTCCGGGTGACGGTGGTGGAGCGCGGGGAAGTGGCCTCCGGGACCTCGGGGCGGAATCACTGTCTGCTCCACTCCGGGGGGCGTTACGCCATGAAAGACCCCGAGTCCGCCCGGGAGTGCATCGCGGAGAACATGATCCTGCGCCGGATCATGCCGGACGCCCTGGAGCTCAACGATGGACTCTTTGTCGCCCTGGACGAAGGGGACCTCTCCTTCAAGGAGCGGTTCCTCGCCGCCTGTGAGGAGTGCGGCATCCCGGCCCGGGAGATCCCGGTGCGGCAGGCCCTGGCCCTGGAGCCCCATCTCAACCCCGGCATCCGCGCCGCCATCCAGGTCCCCGATGGGGTGTTCGAGCCGTTGCGCTTCTGCCTCTCCTTCCTGGCCACCGCTCGGCGCAACGGGGCGACCGTCCTCACCTATACCGAGGTGGTGGACATGGTCTTCCAGGGTCGGACGGTGGCCGGCGTGAAGGTGCGGGATCGCCGGACCGGCCAGCAGCGAACCATCGGCGCGGACGTGGTGATCAACGCCGCTGGGCCGTGGGCCGGGAGGATCGCGGCGATGGCCGGGGTGGACGTGCCCGTGGTCCCCACCGCGGGGGTGATGATCTCCGTCGGCCGGCGCTGGAACCGTATGGTGATCAACCGCTTGAACCTCCCGGGGGACGGGGACATCATCGTCCCCCAGCGGCGCACGGCCATCATCGGAACCACCTCCTGGAAGGTGGAAGACCCTGATTTCATCCCGATCCCGGAGGACCACGTCCGCCTGCTCCTGGCAAGCGCCGAACGGTTCATCCCCGGCTACACCCAAGGAGGGATCCGGGGGGTCTTCGCGGTGGCCCGGCCCTTGGTGGGGCGGCGGGGGGTGGCCGCCGACGGCCGCGAGCTCTCCCGAACCTTCGAGTGCTTCGACCACGCGGCCGACGGCGTGGAGGGCTTTGTGACCATCACCGGGGGGAAGATGACCACCGCCCGGGCGATGGCTGAGAAGGTCGTCGACGTCGTGTGCGCCAAGCTGGGTCTCTCCATCCCATGCCGGACCCATGAGGTGCCGCTGCTCCCCTATCGGGCCTTCTATGAGTTGACCTGA